Proteins encoded by one window of Paenibacillus sp. DCT19:
- the lpdA gene encoding dihydrolipoyl dehydrogenase — MHDVNTVDTLVIGSGPGGYVAALRSSQLGMKTAIVERDHLGGVCTHVGCIPSKALIAEAERLTIRRQWSDFHGETSYTEAQTFKQAIVSKQAGGVEFLLKSAGVTVLKGEASLIDSHTAVIQHPESGDQQITFNHLILATGSRPIEIKTLPFGDRILSSTEALALPEVPKRLVVVGGGYIGVELGQMFARFGTKVTILEGGERILPGFESELVAPVVRQLKEDGITLITGVKVTSASQHTNGVDLHYLLQNEQCNVQADYALITIGRKPNTDGRLGLDRIGLPVTDQGLIETDAQCRTVIPHIYAIGDVIKGPALAHKASYEAKIAAEAIAGKSSIIDYKAIPLVVFSSPELASVGTSETMCKQSSVPVVIGKAAFSINGRALALKETAGFVKIVAHATTGLVLGAQIVGAEASTLISELALAIEMGATVEDLTMTIHPHPTMGEVIMEAADHASR, encoded by the coding sequence ATGCATGATGTAAACACGGTAGATACCTTAGTTATTGGCTCAGGTCCGGGAGGTTATGTGGCAGCGTTACGTTCTTCACAGCTTGGCATGAAGACAGCTATTGTGGAGCGAGATCATTTAGGAGGCGTATGTACACATGTAGGTTGCATCCCTTCCAAGGCACTCATTGCCGAAGCGGAACGCTTGACTATACGCAGACAATGGAGCGATTTTCACGGCGAAACTTCATATACAGAGGCTCAGACCTTCAAGCAAGCGATCGTGAGCAAACAGGCTGGAGGTGTAGAATTTCTCTTGAAATCAGCAGGTGTTACTGTGTTAAAAGGTGAAGCAAGCTTGATTGATTCGCATACAGCTGTAATTCAGCATCCCGAATCTGGTGACCAACAAATCACTTTCAATCATCTTATATTGGCAACAGGCTCCCGCCCAATTGAAATTAAAACCCTTCCTTTTGGTGACCGTATCCTGTCCTCCACCGAAGCACTGGCTCTGCCTGAAGTCCCTAAACGTCTTGTTGTTGTGGGCGGTGGTTATATTGGTGTGGAGCTTGGACAGATGTTTGCCAGATTTGGAACAAAAGTGACAATACTAGAGGGCGGCGAACGAATATTACCCGGATTCGAAAGTGAGCTTGTAGCCCCAGTAGTTCGTCAGCTGAAAGAAGATGGCATAACCCTAATTACAGGAGTAAAAGTTACAAGCGCGAGTCAGCATACAAACGGTGTCGATCTCCACTATCTACTTCAAAACGAACAATGCAATGTGCAGGCAGATTACGCGCTCATTACCATTGGAAGAAAACCCAATACCGATGGAAGATTAGGCTTGGATCGCATCGGCTTGCCGGTTACAGATCAAGGACTCATTGAAACCGATGCACAATGTAGAACAGTCATTCCTCATATTTATGCCATTGGTGATGTGATCAAAGGTCCCGCATTGGCTCACAAAGCGTCCTATGAGGCTAAAATTGCAGCAGAAGCCATCGCAGGTAAGTCCTCCATTATCGACTACAAGGCAATTCCACTTGTTGTGTTTTCCAGTCCGGAATTAGCCAGTGTTGGAACTAGTGAGACCATGTGTAAGCAAAGTTCAGTGCCTGTTGTTATCGGAAAAGCCGCTTTCTCCATTAATGGCCGGGCACTCGCACTGAAAGAAACCGCAGGCTTTGTTAAGATTGTAGCCCATGCGACAACTGGTCTTGTATTGGGTGCACAAATCGTAGGTGCTGAAGCATCTACCCTTATCTCCGAGCTTGCCTTAGCCATAGAGATGGGTGCAACCGTAGAAGATTTGACAATGACCATTCATCCTCACCCAACGATGGGGGAAGTGATTATGGAGGCAGCAGATCATGCTAGCCGATAA
- a CDS encoding TetR/AcrR family transcriptional regulator, giving the protein MPYPEGHKLKVRKHIISSAAKAFRTNGVRNISLPYIMKGAGLTHGGFYSHFENKEQLVIEACKFAISDTIDMLQKVADKNKDKPAIQAIIEFYLSPLHRDQTEIGCILPALSGEIAQLSEEVRQAYTQELQRFMDFITEVAGFDAFTGYALVNIMVGTLALARAVNDSTFSDQLLLAGKTQALQIIAVYE; this is encoded by the coding sequence ATGCCATATCCAGAGGGGCATAAGTTAAAAGTTAGAAAACATATTATCTCAAGTGCTGCCAAAGCATTCCGAACCAATGGCGTTCGTAACATCAGTTTGCCATACATTATGAAAGGTGCGGGCCTGACTCATGGCGGCTTTTATTCCCATTTTGAGAACAAAGAGCAACTTGTGATTGAAGCTTGTAAGTTTGCCATTAGCGATACGATTGACATGCTGCAAAAAGTAGCTGATAAAAACAAAGATAAACCGGCAATTCAAGCGATCATTGAATTTTATTTAAGTCCACTTCATCGGGATCAGACGGAAATAGGCTGTATTCTTCCTGCGCTCTCGGGAGAGATTGCCCAATTATCCGAGGAGGTTCGTCAAGCCTATACCCAAGAATTGCAGCGATTTATGGACTTTATTACGGAGGTGGCTGGGTTTGATGCTTTTACCGGTTATGCGCTGGTAAACATCATGGTAGGCACACTCGCTCTGGCTCGAGCCGTCAATGATTCAACGTTCAGTGATCAGTTGCTACTGGCAGGTAAGACGCAGGCATTACAAATAATAGCAGTTTACGAATGA
- a CDS encoding DUF4180 domain-containing protein, whose protein sequence is MDIRTIDVNGLQIAYVTSREKLIIDVQSAIDLMATVRYQVDSNLIILNKSEVSDEFFDLKTRLAGEVLQKFVNYQTKLAIIGDFSTYTNKSLKDFIYESNNGTDIFFLTDEEQAVEKLSKA, encoded by the coding sequence ATGGACATAAGAACAATAGATGTGAATGGGCTTCAGATTGCCTATGTAACTAGTCGTGAAAAATTAATAATCGATGTTCAGTCTGCGATTGATTTAATGGCAACTGTCAGGTATCAAGTTGATTCTAACCTTATCATTTTAAACAAATCGGAAGTAAGTGATGAATTTTTTGATTTGAAAACACGTCTCGCTGGAGAAGTGCTTCAAAAGTTTGTTAATTATCAAACGAAGCTGGCTATCATCGGTGATTTCTCAACGTATACCAACAAGAGTCTGAAGGACTTTATCTATGAGAGCAATAATGGAACAGATATCTTCTTTTTGACAGATGAGGAACAAGCTGTTGAGAAACTAAGTAAGGCTTGA
- a CDS encoding HAD family hydrolase — translation MIKLVVTDLDGTFLNNQGSYDVELFKQVYAEMRQKGVTFVACTGKQCERVEKLFDEHGKGVWILGDSAARIKKDGEVVKEFSIDKDLALKAIDRIQDFDKTMTLIVCASDAAYVHSSISEDMYKVVKGSYERVIKTDSFEKIETRFIKITVFDTEGRSTALRAHVEETLSGQIYIVDSEAKWLDITALNTHKGETVKKLQEMLGVTYEETMSFGDGENDVELMAIAKYSFAVSNACDNTKKAANFITKSNEENGVLLTVQKILDLQ, via the coding sequence ATGATTAAACTGGTAGTTACTGATTTAGATGGAACGTTTCTAAACAATCAAGGTTCGTACGATGTCGAGCTTTTCAAACAAGTGTATGCAGAGATGCGGCAAAAAGGAGTTACCTTCGTCGCATGTACCGGGAAACAATGTGAACGTGTAGAGAAATTGTTTGATGAGCATGGCAAAGGTGTTTGGATTTTGGGTGACAGTGCAGCCCGAATTAAAAAAGATGGTGAAGTCGTTAAAGAGTTCAGCATTGATAAGGATCTCGCTTTGAAGGCGATTGATCGAATTCAGGACTTCGACAAAACGATGACTCTAATCGTATGTGCAAGCGATGCGGCTTATGTTCATTCTTCCATTTCAGAAGATATGTACAAAGTGGTTAAAGGATCTTATGAACGTGTGATTAAAACCGATTCCTTTGAAAAGATCGAAACTCGTTTTATTAAAATTACGGTCTTTGATACAGAAGGACGCAGTACAGCATTGAGAGCGCATGTGGAGGAAACGTTGAGTGGACAAATTTACATTGTTGATTCAGAGGCTAAATGGCTGGATATTACGGCATTGAACACCCACAAAGGAGAGACCGTTAAGAAGCTGCAAGAAATGTTGGGTGTCACATACGAGGAAACAATGTCATTCGGTGACGGTGAGAATGATGTGGAGTTGATGGCTATCGCCAAATATAGTTTTGCAGTAAGTAACGCTTGTGATAATACGAAAAAAGCAGCAAACTTCATTACGAAATCCAACGAAGAGAATGGCGTTCTTCTAACGGTTCAAAAAATACTGGATTTGCAGTAA
- a CDS encoding AraC family transcriptional regulator, protein MTDLEVFSDLSERLNYNLPDLPLYVRKGNLHQFNNHAAVAHWHVDLEFIYVLKGSMDFSVNGSITRLHPGDGLFVNSQRLHYGYAVEDHDDCTFLVVVIHPSILGEKASYIQTYWAEKFSSKMADFVVLTDQVGWQQDVLLSIQELYREMHTEHTHANPLRLVAQALSLCATIGDQLKPISGQTGVLTHVQEMTHFIHQNYDQKITLEEIASAGAVCRSRCCQLFNKYVGQSPNNYVTQYRLQKSCEMLKETRRSISEIALACGFQSSSYYSSIFRKQMGVVPQHYRKQVSNNDST, encoded by the coding sequence ATGACAGATTTAGAGGTGTTCTCTGATTTATCAGAACGGTTGAATTACAATCTTCCTGATTTACCGCTTTATGTCCGCAAGGGAAACCTTCATCAATTTAACAATCATGCAGCAGTTGCACATTGGCATGTGGATCTGGAGTTTATCTATGTATTAAAAGGATCAATGGATTTCTCTGTGAATGGAAGTATCACTCGATTGCATCCAGGCGATGGACTTTTTGTAAACAGCCAACGTTTGCATTATGGTTACGCTGTAGAGGATCACGACGATTGTACCTTCCTTGTGGTCGTTATTCATCCCTCTATCCTTGGTGAGAAAGCTTCATATATACAAACGTACTGGGCGGAGAAGTTCAGTTCCAAGATGGCTGATTTTGTAGTGTTAACGGATCAGGTGGGCTGGCAGCAAGACGTATTACTGTCCATTCAGGAACTCTATCGGGAAATGCACACGGAGCATACACATGCCAATCCACTGCGTTTGGTAGCCCAAGCGCTATCGTTATGCGCTACAATTGGCGATCAGTTAAAGCCTATCTCAGGACAAACTGGCGTATTAACGCATGTTCAGGAAATGACTCATTTCATTCACCAGAACTATGATCAGAAGATAACGCTAGAGGAAATCGCATCTGCAGGAGCTGTCTGTAGAAGCCGTTGTTGCCAATTGTTTAACAAATATGTAGGTCAATCGCCGAACAACTATGTCACTCAATATCGCCTTCAGAAAAGCTGTGAAATGTTAAAAGAAACACGGAGGTCGATAAGTGAAATTGCACTTGCCTGTGGTTTCCAAAGCTCCAGTTATTATTCGTCCATTTTCCGTAAACAAATGGGCGTAGTTCCACAGCATTATCGCAAACAAGTGTCGAACAACGATTCTACCTAA
- a CDS encoding MATE family efflux transporter yields the protein MRKRMQLQGFGKKDFNRELISLVIPIALQNLISATVISVDVIMLGMISQSAMAAVSLAGQITFTLTLFYMGLAAGASILTAQYWGKKDTATIQRILSIACVFSLGISILFFLSSLLVPDALMHLFTNDPELIQYGSRFLQFNSFSYLVMGLSQMYLSVIRSMENAKLSAWISSLCLVLNIIFNAICIFVLFPSNPELAIGAVALATVLARMIELACCVIHSLTKGSIRFRLPVRDRVQRNLLKDFLKYTLPVQGNYIVWGGALTATAAIIGHVNSDMVAANSIASVVKNLAIVLCGGIATGGSVLVGKYLGQGQMEKARYAGNYMCYYALIFGIIAGCTILLIKPLVYSIVNLSPVAQSYLDGMLYISAYYCIAKSFNSTTIAGIFPAGGDSKFGLWCDTVVMWLVILPLSYLCAFVWQVSPIFLYVVISLDELIKLPIALTRYRQFKWLNNLTRNFT from the coding sequence GTGAGAAAACGCATGCAACTTCAAGGTTTCGGCAAAAAAGACTTTAATCGAGAGTTAATATCGCTTGTGATCCCCATTGCATTACAAAACCTAATATCAGCAACGGTGATATCTGTAGATGTAATTATGTTGGGTATGATTAGTCAATCTGCAATGGCAGCCGTATCACTCGCAGGTCAAATCACGTTTACTTTAACATTGTTTTACATGGGATTGGCAGCGGGGGCGAGTATCCTCACGGCTCAGTACTGGGGGAAGAAGGATACAGCAACCATACAGCGCATTCTTAGTATTGCCTGCGTGTTCTCCTTAGGTATATCGATTCTATTTTTCTTGTCTTCCTTGTTGGTTCCCGACGCCCTGATGCACTTATTCACCAATGATCCTGAACTGATTCAATATGGGTCAAGGTTTTTACAATTTAATTCCTTTTCTTACCTTGTGATGGGATTATCGCAGATGTATCTGAGTGTGATTCGAAGTATGGAAAATGCCAAACTCAGTGCGTGGATTAGTTCTTTATGTTTGGTCTTAAACATTATATTTAATGCCATTTGTATTTTTGTACTATTCCCATCGAATCCGGAACTTGCGATTGGAGCTGTAGCTCTTGCCACGGTGCTCGCGCGTATGATTGAACTGGCATGTTGTGTGATTCATTCTTTAACCAAAGGAAGCATTCGTTTTCGTTTACCGGTACGCGACCGTGTCCAGCGTAATCTATTAAAGGATTTCTTGAAATATACACTGCCAGTGCAGGGGAATTATATCGTATGGGGAGGAGCGCTTACCGCTACGGCTGCCATTATAGGACATGTAAACTCCGATATGGTAGCAGCAAACTCCATCGCATCTGTAGTTAAAAATTTGGCCATTGTTCTCTGTGGAGGTATAGCTACGGGTGGCTCTGTGCTTGTAGGAAAGTATCTGGGACAGGGTCAAATGGAGAAAGCAAGGTATGCAGGTAACTACATGTGTTATTACGCTTTGATTTTTGGAATCATTGCAGGCTGCACGATATTACTGATCAAACCTTTGGTATATTCCATCGTTAATTTGAGCCCGGTTGCTCAAAGTTATCTAGACGGGATGTTATACATTAGTGCGTATTACTGTATTGCCAAATCGTTTAACTCGACAACCATAGCGGGGATATTCCCGGCTGGTGGAGATTCCAAGTTTGGATTATGGTGTGACACAGTTGTGATGTGGCTTGTTATTCTACCCCTTAGTTATCTATGTGCGTTTGTGTGGCAAGTATCTCCCATTTTCTTATATGTCGTCATTAGTCTAGATGAGTTGATTAAACTTCCTATTGCTCTGACTCGATATCGTCAATTTAAATGGCTTAACAATTTAACTAGAAACTTTACATAA
- a CDS encoding sugar O-acetyltransferase: MNIQERMASKQLFTDHDSNYPKEAAKLAKARQRGKALCYEINNLHPDDVEMRKNLMKQLFGSIGENVWMEPPLRMSYGSNTTVGNNVYINFNLTVVDDYKVTIGDDVMFGPNVTIAVTSHPVHPEKRKEGGMFALPVVIEDGAWIGSGAIILPGVTIGKGSVIGAGSVVTKDVPANVIAVGNPCRVLREITEHDREFYYKDMRFDQVEW; this comes from the coding sequence ATGAATATTCAAGAACGTATGGCAAGCAAACAATTGTTTACAGATCACGATTCCAATTACCCAAAAGAAGCTGCAAAGTTAGCCAAAGCACGCCAGCGAGGTAAAGCACTATGCTATGAAATCAATAATTTGCACCCAGATGATGTTGAAATGCGCAAGAACTTAATGAAACAACTTTTTGGTAGCATAGGCGAAAATGTGTGGATGGAGCCACCACTTCGTATGTCATACGGGTCAAATACGACCGTAGGAAATAATGTATATATCAATTTCAATTTAACCGTGGTTGATGATTATAAAGTTACGATTGGGGACGATGTGATGTTTGGCCCTAATGTAACGATTGCGGTGACGAGTCATCCTGTACACCCTGAGAAGCGCAAAGAAGGTGGGATGTTTGCATTACCCGTTGTGATTGAAGATGGGGCTTGGATTGGAAGCGGAGCAATTATTCTACCAGGAGTCACCATTGGCAAAGGAAGTGTCATTGGTGCGGGCAGTGTTGTAACGAAGGATGTCCCTGCAAACGTAATTGCTGTAGGGAATCCATGCAGAGTCCTTCGTGAGATTACGGAGCATGATCGAGAATTCTACTATAAAGACATGCGTTTTGATCAGGTTGAGTGGTAA
- a CDS encoding DMT family transporter, with protein MRTYLLLIFCATLYGSNFVFGSLLLQEFPAMHLSAYRLVISSMFLMGYLILSKRMIRLTARDIIYLIPIAFIGMLLHQVSFFTGLQTIDATTASLILSLSPIFTAILARVFLRESFTLRMAVGSLVALTGVFFVVSQGKGLHLSLTTGMGIMFICMLAFSGSTILMRKLTQKMDALQATAYSTLLGCLLVCPVALWQEPNEQSSHSLGWWILLIGSALLIQGLCAIIWNNQIRKVGAAKASVFLNLQPFVAMVLGYLILGNPVTFTQVGGSILIVGGVILSTLQNMSKYTSYNKILTPSTEKNNSI; from the coding sequence TTGCGAACTTATCTGCTTCTTATATTCTGTGCGACGCTTTACGGGAGCAACTTCGTATTCGGTTCACTCTTGCTGCAGGAGTTTCCTGCAATGCATCTTTCCGCATACCGACTTGTCATCTCCTCCATGTTCCTGATGGGCTATCTGATTTTGTCCAAACGTATGATACGGTTGACTGCAAGGGACATCATTTACCTCATTCCCATTGCCTTCATTGGAATGCTGCTTCATCAGGTATCCTTTTTTACAGGATTACAGACGATCGATGCAACGACAGCTTCACTCATATTATCGCTCTCTCCTATCTTTACTGCTATACTAGCGAGAGTTTTCTTAAGAGAATCATTCACTTTACGCATGGCGGTCGGATCGTTGGTTGCACTTACTGGTGTATTTTTTGTAGTTAGCCAAGGTAAAGGATTACATCTATCCCTAACAACGGGTATGGGAATCATGTTTATTTGCATGCTCGCCTTCTCCGGTTCTACGATTCTAATGAGAAAACTCACGCAAAAAATGGATGCTCTCCAAGCGACTGCCTATTCAACATTGCTCGGCTGCCTGCTTGTATGTCCGGTGGCTCTATGGCAAGAGCCGAATGAGCAGAGCTCTCATTCCTTGGGATGGTGGATTCTCTTGATCGGTTCTGCTCTGCTCATTCAAGGTTTATGTGCAATCATTTGGAATAATCAAATTCGCAAAGTTGGCGCTGCCAAAGCATCCGTATTTCTGAATCTGCAACCCTTTGTCGCTATGGTGCTTGGATATCTCATTCTAGGTAATCCAGTCACTTTTACACAGGTCGGTGGTTCCATCCTTATTGTAGGTGGCGTAATTCTTTCTACTCTGCAGAACATGTCTAAATACACTTCATATAACAAAATATTAACACCGAGTACAGAGAAAAATAATTCGATTTGA
- a CDS encoding Rid family detoxifying hydrolase, producing the protein MSHTVITSAHAPEAVGPYSQAIRHNNVLYTSGMLPIDAEGQLQEGIIAQTEQIFTNLIHVLSEAGFTLEDVVKTSVFMTNLEHFGQMNDIYGRFFDNHHPARTTVQVAKLPRNAEIEIELVAIKGQPIQ; encoded by the coding sequence ATGAGTCACACAGTCATTACATCAGCACATGCGCCGGAAGCCGTCGGTCCTTATTCACAAGCAATAAGACATAACAATGTGTTGTACACTTCCGGCATGCTCCCGATTGATGCAGAAGGTCAATTGCAGGAAGGCATTATTGCACAAACCGAGCAGATCTTCACGAATCTAATACATGTGTTGTCTGAAGCTGGATTCACGCTGGAAGACGTTGTGAAAACCTCTGTTTTCATGACGAACTTAGAGCACTTTGGGCAAATGAATGACATTTATGGTCGCTTTTTCGATAACCACCATCCCGCAAGAACTACTGTTCAGGTGGCTAAGCTCCCTCGTAATGCTGAAATCGAGATTGAGCTGGTTGCGATTAAGGGTCAGCCTATCCAATAA
- a CDS encoding alpha/beta hydrolase yields MSNNTFNTSISIVSENFKIASDTPGIELSVLNKRPASMNEFTNEKTIVMVHGATYPVGSLYDVELDGFSFLDYLASHGYDVYAVDVRGYGGSTRPPEMEQPADQNPPLVRTETGVRDFGSAVDFVLKHRNLSKVNILGMSWGGTVAGAYTSLNNNKVNKLTLIAPQWLSTKPIPIDTGGSLGSYRLVPAGSTKERWLSAAPEGKRDDLLPKGWFEKWVEATLATDPNTQSIHPDHIRATNGPILDIREYWTVGKAFYEPKDITVPVLLVHAEWDIDVPLDLAQNFFTSLTGATYRRWVEIGEGTHMVLLEKNRVQAFQAVQSFLDENFTPAGQ; encoded by the coding sequence ATGTCTAACAACACATTTAATACATCGATCTCCATCGTATCTGAGAATTTTAAAATAGCTAGTGATACGCCGGGGATTGAATTATCCGTCCTTAATAAACGTCCTGCATCTATGAATGAGTTCACGAATGAGAAAACAATCGTCATGGTTCATGGTGCAACTTATCCGGTAGGCAGTCTGTATGATGTGGAGCTCGACGGCTTTTCCTTCCTAGATTACCTCGCTAGTCACGGCTATGATGTCTATGCAGTTGATGTACGTGGCTATGGCGGATCCACAAGACCACCAGAAATGGAACAGCCTGCGGATCAGAACCCTCCACTTGTCCGCACAGAAACTGGCGTTCGTGATTTCGGATCGGCTGTAGACTTTGTCCTTAAACACCGTAATCTATCCAAGGTTAATATCCTTGGGATGTCTTGGGGAGGTACGGTAGCTGGGGCATACACAAGTCTTAACAACAATAAGGTAAACAAATTAACTCTAATCGCTCCGCAATGGCTCAGCACGAAGCCGATCCCGATTGATACTGGCGGTTCGCTCGGCTCTTATCGTCTTGTGCCCGCAGGATCTACGAAGGAACGCTGGTTAAGTGCTGCTCCTGAAGGGAAACGTGACGATCTGCTTCCTAAGGGTTGGTTTGAGAAATGGGTCGAAGCAACTCTCGCGACTGATCCTAATACTCAGTCCATCCATCCTGATCATATTCGCGCTACCAACGGACCGATCCTCGACATTCGTGAGTATTGGACGGTTGGCAAAGCGTTCTATGAACCGAAAGACATCACTGTACCTGTACTCCTCGTTCATGCGGAATGGGATATTGATGTGCCGTTAGATTTGGCACAAAACTTCTTTACTTCCTTAACCGGAGCTACTTATCGGCGTTGGGTGGAAATTGGAGAAGGTACCCATATGGTACTGCTTGAGAAAAATAGAGTTCAGGCGTTCCAGGCCGTTCAATCATTTCTAGATGAGAATTTCACACCGGCGGGTCAATAA
- a CDS encoding MBL fold metallo-hydrolase → MTKLPKIYTVGDTTVTRVTEMVIRGVPPEVYFPGTWDPTFLQTKLHSLPEGLIDENSQLIVSIGTWVVKTPHHTILIDTATGNDKNLPLNPDLANLQLPYLERLQEAGVTPEDVDYVLLTHLHVDHVGWNTKLVDGKWVPTFPNAKYVFPFKEQEYYSSEASHNKENEANFNVYEESVLPVIEAGLTETIGPEGGKFLDLFTFIPTPGHSIGQMSIRLSSGGEEALFGADIMHHPFQVLRPEWNSMYCEFGDQALISRRWALEYIADRPIIYFSTHFPESSAGYVTRSEDGFNWRFI, encoded by the coding sequence ATGACAAAGCTACCTAAGATTTACACCGTAGGTGACACTACCGTAACCAGAGTTACTGAAATGGTAATCCGTGGTGTTCCACCTGAAGTTTATTTCCCAGGTACATGGGATCCTACTTTTTTGCAAACGAAACTGCATTCTCTTCCTGAAGGCTTGATTGATGAAAATTCACAACTGATTGTGAGTATCGGCACCTGGGTCGTGAAGACGCCCCATCATACGATTCTTATTGATACTGCTACAGGTAACGATAAAAACCTGCCACTCAATCCGGATCTTGCTAATCTGCAGTTGCCTTATCTTGAACGACTTCAAGAGGCAGGCGTTACTCCAGAAGATGTCGATTACGTGTTATTAACTCACTTGCATGTGGATCACGTCGGATGGAATACCAAGCTTGTTGATGGCAAATGGGTACCGACATTCCCGAATGCCAAATACGTATTTCCGTTTAAAGAACAAGAATATTACTCCAGTGAGGCAAGCCATAACAAAGAAAATGAAGCCAATTTCAATGTCTATGAAGAAAGCGTACTTCCTGTCATAGAGGCTGGTTTAACCGAAACGATCGGCCCAGAAGGCGGAAAGTTTTTAGATCTATTTACATTTATCCCGACGCCGGGTCACAGTATTGGACAGATGTCCATTCGTCTTTCATCAGGTGGGGAGGAAGCTCTGTTCGGCGCCGATATCATGCATCATCCATTCCAGGTATTAAGACCCGAGTGGAATTCGATGTATTGTGAATTTGGTGATCAGGCTCTCATCTCGCGTCGCTGGGCGTTAGAATACATTGCGGATCGTCCCATTATTTATTTCAGTACCCATTTCCCAGAGAGCTCTGCTGGTTATGTCACCCGAAGCGAAGATGGATTTAACTGGCGGTTTATATAA
- a CDS encoding helix-turn-helix domain-containing protein — protein sequence MNSIGEVIRNTRKQKKLTLKEVAQTGSISLSFLSEIERDKANPSISVLKRIANALNVNFTDLFGEKEHSVVVRRNERKPLVHSEGSRITWFSLSEGSKNKMGPLMGVLEEGATSGDIGVGHSEGEEFLYVQSGGLEFVLGNDRYTLEEGDSIYFDARTPIAIRMYRKEKP from the coding sequence ATGAATTCGATTGGTGAGGTTATCCGAAATACACGTAAGCAAAAGAAATTAACGCTTAAAGAAGTGGCACAAACAGGCTCCATTTCATTATCGTTTCTTAGCGAAATAGAACGTGACAAAGCAAATCCATCCATCAGTGTGCTCAAACGGATCGCAAATGCGTTGAACGTTAATTTTACCGATCTATTCGGAGAGAAAGAGCACAGCGTTGTTGTGAGAAGAAATGAACGTAAACCGCTGGTTCATTCTGAAGGCTCTCGTATTACGTGGTTTTCTCTTAGTGAGGGAAGTAAAAACAAGATGGGACCATTAATGGGTGTTCTTGAAGAAGGTGCGACATCAGGAGATATTGGTGTAGGGCACAGTGAGGGCGAGGAATTTCTATATGTGCAGTCGGGTGGCTTAGAGTTTGTGCTTGGAAATGACAGATATACGCTGGAAGAGGGAGATAGCATCTACTTTGATGCTAGAACACCCATAGCTATAAGAATGTATCGAAAGGAGAAACCGTAG
- a CDS encoding DUF2239 family protein, producing the protein MQTVSTLINCTAFLGNKRVAEGTLQQVAANVKDTLEDGEIAQLLIFDNSTGKPIDVDFRGSAAEVLQRLNNQAGDVPDVEENEQPTRRVGRPKLGVVSGEVTLLPRHWDWLKSQPGGASVTLRKMIDQARRSGEKESRLRAAQEATYRFMTAMAGDFPHHEEALRALYAGNEELLYQCIEDWSPDIRDHVRSLAENAFAKEDEESPLN; encoded by the coding sequence ATGCAAACTGTATCGACCCTAATAAACTGTACTGCCTTTCTAGGAAATAAGCGCGTTGCCGAAGGGACATTACAGCAAGTTGCTGCAAACGTTAAGGATACACTGGAGGATGGCGAGATCGCGCAGTTGCTGATCTTTGACAACTCAACTGGAAAGCCGATTGATGTTGATTTCCGTGGAAGTGCAGCTGAGGTACTTCAGCGATTAAACAATCAAGCTGGAGATGTACCGGATGTGGAAGAGAATGAACAACCGACACGGCGGGTTGGACGTCCTAAGCTGGGGGTAGTATCCGGTGAGGTTACGTTGCTTCCTCGACATTGGGATTGGCTAAAATCTCAACCCGGAGGAGCCTCGGTAACTTTACGCAAAATGATCGATCAAGCTCGTCGCTCTGGGGAAAAAGAGAGCAGACTTCGCGCTGCGCAAGAAGCCACTTATCGTTTTATGACGGCAATGGCTGGTGATTTCCCACACCACGAAGAAGCTTTGAGAGCACTCTATGCTGGCAATGAGGAGCTGTTGTACCAATGTATCGAAGACTGGTCACCTGATATCAGAGACCATGTCAGAAGTTTAGCCGAGAATGCATTCGCTAAAGAAGATGAGGAGTCGCCACTGAATTGA